The Erpetoichthys calabaricus chromosome 6, fErpCal1.3, whole genome shotgun sequence genome includes the window GTGTGGCTGATTATTGTACCATCTTCTCTAATGTTGTTTTAGGGCCGGGACAACTTGATGCTATGACTCCTATCTCACATACTGGAAATGTTCAGAATGACAACAAGTCTGCAACTGATTACAAACCCTCAAAATCACCAGATGCAGATCTGTCTACTACTATTGACAACTCTAATGATCAGACACAGAAAACAGTTACTTCTACAGAAGAGATAAAAAGTCTAACCAGCAAAAGCCCAGGGTCTCCAGAACAGCAACTGATAAGCACAAGTGGGATCTCTCAGACAGAAACAggtaaaatgtaatactttattgAAATATGTTGTTAaacctttcacttttattttactaatgttgatACCATCCCTTTAAtcactttattaaaaaatcatgATCGTACTTTTGGTTAGAAACATTTGTTCCAGTATGAGTATTTCTTTAACCTATATATAATAAAAGATTTTCATTTATACAAAGCTACCAAACTGCACATCCCCTTCTGATGAATTCCAATTATCTGTAAAGACCAGTAGGTTTAATTAGACTCTTGAATATCTTGTTTCGAACAGTAGATGCATATTCTTTACTTTTGCTTTCTTAAAGGGAGTTTTAAGAAGTTTGTGGAATGGTGCATGCAGTATTTACTTATGAATACtgacttttcctttctttcttcatgGAAGCAACAGCTGACACTTTTCCTGCAATTTTGCCTGGAAGGCCCAGGCAACAACAGAATATAAGAGATTTCCATCAAGACCTACCTGTCTTTACACCCAGTGTTTCCACTGTGATTAGCAAGCATACTAAAGAAAAAAGAGACTTAACAAATGAAACCGCAATAAGTTCCGTGTCCTTGCCTGATGTTGGTCCTAGCCAAAGTACTCACTATGATCTTCAACAGCCTACTTACATAGTTAAACAACCAGTTAAGAGCTTTCACTCTGATGAAAATAGTGGTTTCCAGGTTGACACAAAAAGCATACAACACACTAGTCACAATTTTCCATCCCTAGAGATGCCATCAATTGGGAAAATTGGCCATAGTGAAGCATATTCATTTTACGAAATCCCTGAAATACTAGAAAGTGAAGTGGGTGGAACTGGCTTGGAAAGAAagttgaagaagaaaaagaaaagaaagcaaaaaaatccTGAACAGGAAGAGCTTCTTGTGAGCAAATCTCACAGAAAACCATACTTTCCTCTTGATTCATCACCATTAGATTTCACAAAAATACAAGATGCAGCTGAAAAATTTGCCAGTTTTGGTGCTGATGGTGATTCTTATTTGGAAAGACATGCTACAAGTGCAGAAGAGACCTCTGTAAATGAATGGTCAAGGATAACAATGGATAATTCTGAATTTCAGACTCCGATATCAGAAGGTTCATGTGCTACTGTGATGGTTAATCCTAATTACAGCAGAGAGCAAGATGAAGAAGTGCTTAGGGGAACTAAGAGCAAGAAAAATAAGCAGAAGAAGAAAGTGGTTGAACAGGGAATGGAAGGTATACCTAGAGAACAATTCACTGTACAAGCAGAAAAGCTTGTGAACAAGAGCACACATTATTCTGTGCCAGAGTCAGCTTCTGGTCTTGACGATACACTGCTCCAAAGCACATTAGAAAAGGTTGATAATGAGAGTGTTGAACAGAAAAGTGATCATGATAACACTGCAGGAAAAGTGAACTTTAATAAAGGTCCTTTAGATAATATTCAGTATGacatgaaggagaagaagaaagtgcataAGGCTGTAAAAGAGGGAGCTATAGATTTTGTAGAAGGAAAAGAGAGAGTCCAAAAAATGGAGAAGCACTATGCTGATGGTAAATGTAAGGTAAAAGTTAAGAGTAAGGAAGTGAAGTCTTACGATGGGAGCAACAGAGATAATTTGTTGGAAAATAGTAACAATGAGATTCACAAGTTGATCTCAATAGAGGCTAGTGATGTAAAGGTGGATTCTTGTAATGAAGATAAGATTTCTCCTGTTGCTGTAAAGAAGATTTATGATGAAGAGAACATAGAAGTGTTAAGTGAAAATAAAGGGGAGAAGGCTCATAAGTTAATGTCAGAAGAAGTAAGTGTGAGTGTAGGAATTGGATCTAGTAAGGAAAAACAGATTTCTCCAGTTGAATCTAAAAATGTGGATGATGGAGCGGATATAGAAGAATTacttaaagttaatgaaaaaacatttcagaaagtgTTACCTGAAGAGGTTAATGTAAAAATAGGTACTTCTAAGAGTAAAAGTTCTCATTTTGCCATATCTGCAAGGGAATGTGTAGGTAAAGACAACAGAGATGATttccaaataaaaggaaaagaaaaatgtgacaatATGACATTACTCCAGTCCTCTAATATTGGGTTTGACAATTCTGCATTAAAGGAGGTGACTGCTGCCGATAGTTTGGAAAACCCCTTTGAAAATGTAGAAGATAAAATTCAATCTTATGCAGAAAGCAAGGCATGTACTGTTGCAGATAAATATGACTTGAGTGAAAACAGCtaccaaagaagaaaagaagaagctaaTCAACCAGAGATTCAGGGGTCCTCTATGAAAGAAGAAGTTCCAATTCCTGATACAGGTGTCAGTATGACTCCTGATGCAGCCACACATGACCCCAAAGTAAAAAAGGTCATTGATGTTGATACAAAAAAGTTTTTTGGGGTCGGTGAAGAATCTCAGAATTTAAACAGTGTTCAACTCCCCATGATTTCTGAATTTAAAAGATCCAGAGATGAGCAGAAATCAACTGCCAGTAATAGTAAGTGGGTTGAAAATGTAGAAGATAAAATTCAGTCTCATGCAGAAAACAAGGCATATCgtgttgctgaaaaaaatgaaaataccactcaaagaagaaaggaagaaacTAATAAACCAGAGATTCAGGGATCCTGTATGAAAGTAGATGTTCCAATTCCTAACACAGGTGTCAGTATGACTTTGGAATCAACTGCCCTTGACTCCAAAGAAAAAAAGGCCATTGATgttgaaacaaaaatgtttttggggACAGGTGAAGAATCTCAAAATTTAAACAGTACTCAATTCCCAAAGgtttctgaatttaaaaaatcgAAAGACAAGCAAAAACCCACTCCCAGCAATAGTAAGTTTGTTGATACTATTTgcccagaaatgcaaaaaaataaatctgctgaTCACCTAATTTTTGGAGTAAAATGCCAGTCCTttgataatagtaaaaataaaagtcagaTTGACAATTTGAGCAATTTAATTGATCCTAATCCAGAAAATAACAGTTCAGTTTTTGACATAAATCTCAATCAAATCACTGCTGGTGATACACTGAAAGCTCATGAAGAACCTGCATCAACTTTCCAACTTTCAGATTCCTTCTCTCAAAGCCTACAACTAGATTCTCCTCCACTAAGTCCTGAAGCTCAGGAACATGTTCAATGTATGGTACAACCTGAGAATAATTATGCTGTTACTCCCATGCTGTCTGATGATCAGGAATTtaagcagaattttccagaacataaacaaattaaaaacaatttaccTGAACCTCCAGAGCCCTTTTCAGCTCTTAAGGAGGTACAAGCATTGCACACCACTTCTATGGGCAAAGAGGATGACTTTTTAGAAGATGAAAAGAAAGCTTCAGTGATGGAAGCAGataagcataaaaaaaaacaaaacaaagaaacagagaTGAAAAGCTATATGAGGCCTACACAGTCGAGGGTAGCTCAACAGTTTAGGGCTCCAGAGGCCAAAGTCACAGTGCCAAACACATTCAGTTTCTACAGAGGCCAGGCTGAACCAAGTCCCAAGAAACGGATGAAAACAGAAGCAAATGAACTGACTGTTCCTAAACTCCGGGAAGGTGTGTCAACTGCATTATTAGCACGTAAACCCTGATTGTTTTGCCTTTATGCAGTTTATGTGA containing:
- the LOC114653784 gene encoding uncharacterized protein LOC114653784 isoform X6, translated to MADLSLGDALGDSPVSGVEEPLIKRDFVEALEAESFDDVVGETVGKSDYRPLLDKDDVNTPSEGKVASEKTILENGEHDGGKGKKADFLLESLEDEVPTPDQNVAVEALLDPHQNFLGNTPADINSVSTESVLPPVSPGMKDTLFFSSAKEPTPTVIGPGQLDAMTPISHTGNVQNDNKSATDYKPSKSPDADLSTTIDNSNDQTQKTVTSTEEIKSLTSKSPGSPEQQLISTSGISQTETADTFPAILPGRPRQQQNIRDFHQDLPVFTPSVSTVISKHTKEKRDLTNETAISSVSLPDVGPSQSTHYDLQQPTYIVKQPVKSFHSDENSGFQVDTKSIQHTSHNFPSLEMPSIGKIGHSEAYSFYEIPEILESEVGGTGLERKLKKKKKRKQKNPEQEELLVSKSHRKPYFPLDSSPLDFTKIQDAAEKFASFGADGDSYLERHATSAEETSVNEWSRITMDNSEFQTPISEGSCATVMVNPNYSREQDEEVLRGTKSKKNKQKKKVVEQGMEGIPREQFTVQAEKLVNKSTHYSVPESASGLDDTLLQSTLEKVDNESVEQKSDHDNTAGKVNFNKGPLDNIQYDMKEKKKVHKAVKEGAIDFVEGKERVQKMEKHYADGKCKVKVKSKEVKSYDGSNRDNLLENSNNEIHKLISIEASDVKVDSCNEDKISPVAVKKIYDEENIEVLSENKGEKAHKLMSEEVSVSVGIGSSKEKQISPVESKNVDDGADIEELLKVNEKTFQKVLPEEVNVKIGTSKSKSSHFAISARECVGKDNRDDFQIKGKEKCDNMTLLQSSNIGFDNSALKEVTAADSLENPFENVEDKIQSYAESKACTVADKYDLSENSYQRRKEEANQPEIQGSSMKEEVPIPDTGVSMTPDAATHDPKVKKVIDVDTKKFFGVGEESQNLNSVQLPMISEFKRSRDEQKSTASNSKWVENVEDKIQSHAENKAYRVAEKNENTTQRRKEETNKPEIQGSCMKVDVPIPNTGVSMTLESTALDSKEKKAIDVETKMFLGTGEESQNLNSTQFPKVSEFKKSKDKQKPTPSNSKFVDTICPEMQKNKSADHLIFGVKCQSFDNSKNKSQIDNLSNLIDPNPENNSSVFDINLNQITAGDTLKAHEEPASTFQLSDSFSQSLQLDSPPLSPEAQEHVQCMVQPENNYAVTPMLSDDQEFKQNFPEHKQIKNNLPEPPEPFSALKEVQALHTTSMGKEDDFLEDEKKASVMEADKHKKKQNKETEMKSYMRPTQSRVAQQFRAPEAKVTVPNTFSFYRGQAEPSPKKRMKTEANELTVPKLREESNDKNDKKPTANGMSAAPNKELPPSPEKKSKPSAATTPSAKPSSTKARPSSLSTAGTAKRPVSANATTPNKKSSVPTTPTPTSSSKKTTPTTPRPTSTTPTMQRPSPTTPRETKPKVPTTRNTVKSPEKPSTVSKTTSTPPAKASVPKSSPGVPATPKSSSATRTSAQKNATTTQRPTSIKTESKVTDVKKASPAKSPSAGTSRTRMTPVSSKSNATTPSTPGTNTSKSVTPTSAEKKTPLARTVPKTSPAPKTTPRPNSTTPTPDVKNVKSKIGSTDNIKHQPGGGKVQILNKKVDLSKITSKCGSKDNIKHKPGGGEVKIQTHKADFKEKAHSKIGSLDNLGHAPGGGNIKAEGEEETTVGVLVPPGGALTEALAGSKTYENGLRETLPCSGEQGETQGLSSHIPETSI
- the LOC114653784 gene encoding uncharacterized protein LOC114653784 isoform X2, with protein sequence MADLSLGDALGDSPVSGVEEPLIKRDFVEALEAESFDDVVGETVGKSDYRPLLDKDDVNTPSEGKVASEKTILENGEHDGGKGKKADFLLESLEDEVPTPDQNVAVEALLDPHQNFLGNTPADINSVSTESVLPPVSPGMKDTLFFSSAKEPTPTVIGPGQLDAMTPISHTGNVQNDNKSATDYKPSKSPDADLSTTIDNSNDQTQKTVTSTEEIKSLTSKSPGSPEQQLISTSGISQTETADTFPAILPGRPRQQQNIRDFHQDLPVFTPSVSTVISKHTKEKRDLTNETAISSVSLPDVGPSQSTHYDLQQPTYIVKQPVKSFHSDENSGFQVDTKSIQHTSHNFPSLEMPSIGKIGHSEAYSFYEIPEILESEVGGTGLERKLKKKKKRKQKNPEQEELLVSKSHRKPYFPLDSSPLDFTKIQDAAEKFASFGADGDSYLERHATSAEETSVNEWSRITMDNSEFQTPISEGSCATVMVNPNYSREQDEEVLRGTKSKKNKQKKKVVEQGMEGIPREQFTVQAEKLVNKSTHYSVPESASGLDDTLLQSTLEKVDNESVEQKSDHDNTAGKVNFNKGPLDNIQYDMKEKKKVHKAVKEGAIDFVEGKERVQKMEKHYADGKCKVKVKSKEVKSYDGSNRDNLLENSNNEIHKLISIEASDVKVDSCNEDKISPVAVKKIYDEENIEVLSENKGEKAHKLMSEEVSVSVGIGSSKEKQISPVESKNVDDGADIEELLKVNEKTFQKVLPEEVNVKIGTSKSKSSHFAISARECVGKDNRDDFQIKGKEKCDNMTLLQSSNIGFDNSALKEVTAADSLENPFENVEDKIQSYAESKACTVADKYDLSENSYQRRKEEANQPEIQGSSMKEEVPIPDTGVSMTPDAATHDPKVKKVIDVDTKKFFGVGEESQNLNSVQLPMISEFKRSRDEQKSTASNSKWVENVEDKIQSHAENKAYRVAEKNENTTQRRKEETNKPEIQGSCMKVDVPIPNTGVSMTLESTALDSKEKKAIDVETKMFLGTGEESQNLNSTQFPKVSEFKKSKDKQKPTPSNSKFVDTICPEMQKNKSADHLIFGVKCQSFDNSKNKSQIDNLSNLIDPNPENNSSVFDINLNQITAGDTLKAHEEPASTFQLSDSFSQSLQLDSPPLSPEAQEHVQCMVQPENNYAVTPMLSDDQEFKQNFPEHKQIKNNLPEPPEPFSALKEVQALHTTSMGKEDDFLEDEKKASVMEADKHKKKQNKETEMKSYMRPTQSRVAQQFRAPEAKVTVPNTFSFYRGQAEPSPKKRMKTEANELTVPKLREESNDKNDKKPTANGMSAAPNKELPPSPEKKSKPSAATTPSAKPSSTKARPSSLSTAGTAKRPVSANATTPNKKSSVPTTPTPTSSSKKTTPTTPRPTSTTPTMQRPSPTTPRETKPKVPTTRNTVKSPEKPSTVSKTTSTPPAKASVPKSSPGVPATPKSSSATRTSAQKNATTTQRPTSIKTESKVTDVKKASPAKSPSAGTSRTRMTPVSSKSNATTPSTPGTNTSKSVTPTSAEKKTPLARTVPKTSPAPKTTPRPNSTTPTPDVKNVKSKIGSTDNIKHQPGGGKATVTDKSRESKGPKKDDPLTVNQISKNSIVKNQSSPKQSIGKVQIVSKKIDYSHVTSRCGSKDNIKHIPGGGNVQILNKKVDLSKITSKCGSKDNIKHKPGGGEVKIQTHKADFKEKAHSKIGSLDNLGHAPGGGNIKAEGEEETTVGVLVPPGGALTEALAGSKTYENGLRETLPCSGEQGETQGLSSHIPETN
- the LOC114653784 gene encoding uncharacterized protein LOC114653784 isoform X3: MADLSLGDALGDSPVSGVEEPLIKRDFVEALEAESFDDVVGETVGKSDYRPLLDKDDVNTPSEGKVASEKTILENGEHDGGKGKKADFLLESLEDEVPTPDQNVAVEALLDPHQNFLGNTPADINSVSTESVLPPVSPGMKDTLFFSSAKEPTPTVIGPGQLDAMTPISHTGNVQNDNKSATDYKPSKSPDADLSTTIDNSNDQTQKTVTSTEEIKSLTSKSPGSPEQQLISTSGISQTETADTFPAILPGRPRQQQNIRDFHQDLPVFTPSVSTVISKHTKEKRDLTNETAISSVSLPDVGPSQSTHYDLQQPTYIVKQPVKSFHSDENSGFQVDTKSIQHTSHNFPSLEMPSIGKIGHSEAYSFYEIPEILESEVGGTGLERKLKKKKKRKQKNPEQEELLVSKSHRKPYFPLDSSPLDFTKIQDAAEKFASFGADGDSYLERHATSAEETSVNEWSRITMDNSEFQTPISEGSCATVMVNPNYSREQDEEVLRGTKSKKNKQKKKVVEQGMEGIPREQFTVQAEKLVNKSTHYSVPESASGLDDTLLQSTLEKVDNESVEQKSDHDNTAGKVNFNKGPLDNIQYDMKEKKKVHKAVKEGAIDFVEGKERVQKMEKHYADGKCKVKVKSKEVKSYDGSNRDNLLENSNNEIHKLISIEASDVKVDSCNEDKISPVAVKKIYDEENIEVLSENKGEKAHKLMSEEVSVSVGIGSSKEKQISPVESKNVDDGADIEELLKVNEKTFQKVLPEEVNVKIGTSKSKSSHFAISARECVGKDNRDDFQIKGKEKCDNMTLLQSSNIGFDNSALKEVTAADSLENPFENVEDKIQSYAESKACTVADKYDLSENSYQRRKEEANQPEIQGSSMKEEVPIPDTGVSMTPDAATHDPKVKKVIDVDTKKFFGVGEESQNLNSVQLPMISEFKRSRDEQKSTASNSKWVENVEDKIQSHAENKAYRVAEKNENTTQRRKEETNKPEIQGSCMKVDVPIPNTGVSMTLESTALDSKEKKAIDVETKMFLGTGEESQNLNSTQFPKVSEFKKSKDKQKPTPSNSKFVDTICPEMQKNKSADHLIFGVKCQSFDNSKNKSQIDNLSNLIDPNPENNSSVFDINLNQITAGDTLKAHEEPASTFQLSDSFSQSLQLDSPPLSPEAQEHVQCMVQPENNYAVTPMLSDDQEFKQNFPEHKQIKNNLPEPPEPFSALKEVQALHTTSMGKEDDFLEDEKKASVMEADKHKKKQNKETEMKSYMRPTQSRVAQQFRAPEAKVTVPNTFSFYRGQAEPSPKKRMKTEANELTVPKLREESNDKNDKKPTANGMSAAPNKELPPSPEKKSKPSAATTPSAKPSSTKARPSSLSTAGTAKRPVSANATTPNKKSSVPTTPTPTSSSKKTTPTTPRPTSTTPTMQRPSPTTPRETKPKVPTTRNTVKSPEKPSTVSKTTSTPPAKASVPKSSPGVPATPKSSSATRTSAQKNATTTQRPTSIKTESKVTDVKKASPAKSPSGTSRTRMTPVSSKSNATTPSTPGTNTSKSVTPTSAEKKTPLARTVPKTSPAPKTTPRPNSTTPTPDVKNVKSKIGSTDNIKHQPGGGKATVTDKSRESKGPKKDDPLTVNQISKNSIVKNQSSPKQSIGKVQIVSKKIDYSHVTSRCGSKDNIKHIPGGGNVQILNKKVDLSKITSKCGSKDNIKHKPGGGEVKIQTHKADFKEKAHSKIGSLDNLGHAPGGGNIKAEGEEETTVGVLVPPGGALTEALAGSKTYENGLRETLPCSGEQGETQGLSSHIPETSI
- the LOC114653784 gene encoding uncharacterized protein LOC114653784 isoform X1 yields the protein MADLSLGDALGDSPVSGVEEPLIKRDFVEALEAESFDDVVGETVGKSDYRPLLDKDDVNTPSEGKVASEKTILENGEHDGGKGKKADFLLESLEDEVPTPDQNVAVEALLDPHQNFLGNTPADINSVSTESVLPPVSPGMKDTLFFSSAKEPTPTVIGPGQLDAMTPISHTGNVQNDNKSATDYKPSKSPDADLSTTIDNSNDQTQKTVTSTEEIKSLTSKSPGSPEQQLISTSGISQTETADTFPAILPGRPRQQQNIRDFHQDLPVFTPSVSTVISKHTKEKRDLTNETAISSVSLPDVGPSQSTHYDLQQPTYIVKQPVKSFHSDENSGFQVDTKSIQHTSHNFPSLEMPSIGKIGHSEAYSFYEIPEILESEVGGTGLERKLKKKKKRKQKNPEQEELLVSKSHRKPYFPLDSSPLDFTKIQDAAEKFASFGADGDSYLERHATSAEETSVNEWSRITMDNSEFQTPISEGSCATVMVNPNYSREQDEEVLRGTKSKKNKQKKKVVEQGMEGIPREQFTVQAEKLVNKSTHYSVPESASGLDDTLLQSTLEKVDNESVEQKSDHDNTAGKVNFNKGPLDNIQYDMKEKKKVHKAVKEGAIDFVEGKERVQKMEKHYADGKCKVKVKSKEVKSYDGSNRDNLLENSNNEIHKLISIEASDVKVDSCNEDKISPVAVKKIYDEENIEVLSENKGEKAHKLMSEEVSVSVGIGSSKEKQISPVESKNVDDGADIEELLKVNEKTFQKVLPEEVNVKIGTSKSKSSHFAISARECVGKDNRDDFQIKGKEKCDNMTLLQSSNIGFDNSALKEVTAADSLENPFENVEDKIQSYAESKACTVADKYDLSENSYQRRKEEANQPEIQGSSMKEEVPIPDTGVSMTPDAATHDPKVKKVIDVDTKKFFGVGEESQNLNSVQLPMISEFKRSRDEQKSTASNSKWVENVEDKIQSHAENKAYRVAEKNENTTQRRKEETNKPEIQGSCMKVDVPIPNTGVSMTLESTALDSKEKKAIDVETKMFLGTGEESQNLNSTQFPKVSEFKKSKDKQKPTPSNSKFVDTICPEMQKNKSADHLIFGVKCQSFDNSKNKSQIDNLSNLIDPNPENNSSVFDINLNQITAGDTLKAHEEPASTFQLSDSFSQSLQLDSPPLSPEAQEHVQCMVQPENNYAVTPMLSDDQEFKQNFPEHKQIKNNLPEPPEPFSALKEVQALHTTSMGKEDDFLEDEKKASVMEADKHKKKQNKETEMKSYMRPTQSRVAQQFRAPEAKVTVPNTFSFYRGQAEPSPKKRMKTEANELTVPKLREESNDKNDKKPTANGMSAAPNKELPPSPEKKSKPSAATTPSAKPSSTKARPSSLSTAGTAKRPVSANATTPNKKSSVPTTPTPTSSSKKTTPTTPRPTSTTPTMQRPSPTTPRETKPKVPTTRNTVKSPEKPSTVSKTTSTPPAKASVPKSSPGVPATPKSSSATRTSAQKNATTTQRPTSIKTESKVTDVKKASPAKSPSAGTSRTRMTPVSSKSNATTPSTPGTNTSKSVTPTSAEKKTPLARTVPKTSPAPKTTPRPNSTTPTPDVKNVKSKIGSTDNIKHQPGGGKATVTDKSRESKGPKKDDPLTVNQISKNSIVKNQSSPKQSIGKVQIVSKKIDYSHVTSRCGSKDNIKHIPGGGNVQILNKKVDLSKITSKCGSKDNIKHKPGGGEVKIQTHKADFKEKAHSKIGSLDNLGHAPGGGNIKAEGEEETTVGVLVPPGGALTEALAGSKTYENGLRETLPCSGEQGETQGLSSHIPETSI
- the LOC114653784 gene encoding uncharacterized protein LOC114653784 isoform X4, producing MADLSLGDALGDSPVSGVEEPLIKRDFVEALEAESFDDVVGETVGKSDYRPLLDKDDVNTPSEGKVASEKTILENGEHDGGKGKKADFLLESLEDEVPTPDQNVAVEALLDPHQNFLGNTPADINSVSTESVLPPVSPGMKDTLFFSSAKEPTPTVIGPGQLDAMTPISHTGNVQNDNKSATDYKPSKSPDADLSTTIDNSNDQTQKTVTSTEEIKSLTSKSPGSPEQQLISTSGISQTETADTFPAILPGRPRQQQNIRDFHQDLPVFTPSVSTVISKHTKEKRDLTNETAISSVSLPDVGPSQSTHYDLQQPTYIVKQPVKSFHSDENSGFQVDTKSIQHTSHNFPSLEMPSIGKIGHSEAYSFYEIPEILESEVGGTGLERKLKKKKKRKQKNPEQEELLVSKSHRKPYFPLDSSPLDFTKIQDAAEKFASFGADGDSYLERHATSAEETSVNEWSRITMDNSEFQTPISEGSCATVMVNPNYSREQDEEVLRGTKSKKNKQKKKVVEQGMEGIPREQFTVQAEKLVNKSTHYSVPESASGLDDTLLQSTLEKVDNESVEQKSDHDNTAGKVNFNKGPLDNIQYDMKEKKKVHKAVKEGAIDFVEGKERVQKMEKHYADGKCKVKVKSKEVKSYDGSNRDNLLENSNNEIHKLISIEASDVKVDSCNEDKISPVAVKKIYDEENIEVLSENKGEKAHKLMSEEVSVSVGIGSSKEKQISPVESKNVDDGADIEELLKVNEKTFQKVLPEEVNVKIGTSKSKSSHFAISARECVGKDNRDDFQIKGKEKCDNMTLLQSSNIGFDNSALKEVTAADSLENPFENVEDKIQSYAESKACTVADKYDLSENSYQRRKEEANQPEIQGSSMKEEVPIPDTGVSMTPDAATHDPKVKKVIDVDTKKFFGVGEESQNLNSVQLPMISEFKRSRDEQKSTASNSKWVENVEDKIQSHAENKAYRVAEKNENTTQRRKEETNKPEIQGSCMKVDVPIPNTGVSMTLESTALDSKEKKAIDVETKMFLGTGEESQNLNSTQFPKVSEFKKSKDKQKPTPSNSKFVDTICPEMQKNKSADHLIFGVKCQSFDNSKNKSQIDNLSNLIDPNPENNSSVFDINLNQITAGDTLKAHEEPASTFQLSDSFSQSLQLDSPPLSPEAQEHVQCMVQPENNYAVTPMLSDDQEFKQNFPEHKQIKNNLPEPPEPFSALKEVQALHTTSMGKEDDFLEDEKKASVMEADKHKKKQNKETEMKSYMRPTQSRVAQQFRAPEAKVTVPNTFSFYRGQAEPSPKKRMKTEANELTVPKLREESNDKNDKKPTANGMSAAPNKELPPSPEKKSKPSAATTPSAKPSSTKARPSSLSTAGTAKRPVSANATTPNKKSSVPTTPTPTSSSKKTTPTTPRPTSTTPTMQRPSPTTPRETKPKVPTTRNTVKSPEKPSTVSKTTSTPPAKASVPKSSPGVPATPKSSSATRTSAQKNATTTQRPTSIKTESKVTDVKKASPAKSPSAGTSRTRMTPVSSKSNATTPSTPGTNTSKSVTPTSAEKKTPLARTVPKTSPAPKTTPRPNSTTPTPDVKNVKSKIGSTDNIKHQPGGGKATVTDKSRESKGPKKDDPLTVNQISKNSIVKNQSSPKQSIGKVQILNKKVDLSKITSKCGSKDNIKHKPGGGEVKIQTHKADFKEKAHSKIGSLDNLGHAPGGGNIKAEGEEETTVGVLVPPGGALTEALAGSKTYENGLRETLPCSGEQGETQGLSSHIPETSI
- the LOC114653784 gene encoding uncharacterized protein LOC114653784 isoform X5 gives rise to the protein MADLSLGDALGDSPVSGVEEPLIKRDFVEALEAESFDDVVGETVGKSDYRPLLDKDDVNTPSEGKVASEKTILENGEHDGGKGKKADFLLESLEDEVPTPDQNVAVEALLDPHQNFLGNTPADINSVSTESVLPPVSPGMKDTLFFSSAKEPTPTVIGPGQLDAMTPISHTGNVQNDNKSATDYKPSKSPDADLSTTIDNSNDQTQKTVTSTEEIKSLTSKSPGSPEQQLISTSGISQTETADTFPAILPGRPRQQQNIRDFHQDLPVFTPSVSTVISKHTKEKRDLTNETAISSVSLPDVGPSQSTHYDLQQPTYIVKQPVKSFHSDENSGFQVDTKSIQHTSHNFPSLEMPSIGKIGHSEAYSFYEIPEILESEVGGTGLERKLKKKKKRKQKNPEQEELLVSKSHRKPYFPLDSSPLDFTKIQDAAEKFASFGADGDSYLERHATSAEETSVNEWSRITMDNSEFQTPISEGSCATVMVNPNYSREQDEEVLRGTKSKKNKQKKKVVEQGMEGIPREQFTVQAEKLVNKSTHYSVPESASGLDDTLLQSTLEKVDNESVEQKSDHDNTAGKVNFNKGPLDNIQYDMKEKKKVHKAVKEGAIDFVEGKERVQKMEKHYADGKCKVKVKSKEVKSYDGSNRDNLLENSNNEIHKLISIEASDVKVDSCNEDKISPVAVKKIYDEENIEVLSENKGEKAHKLMSEEVSVSVGIGSSKEKQISPVESKNVDDGADIEELLKVNEKTFQKVLPEEVNVKIGTSKSKSSHFAISARECVGKDNRDDFQIKGKEKCDNMTLLQSSNIGFDNSALKEVTAADSLENPFENVEDKIQSYAESKACTVADKYDLSENSYQRRKEEANQPEIQGSSMKEEVPIPDTGVSMTPDAATHDPKVKKVIDVDTKKFFGVGEESQNLNSVQLPMISEFKRSRDEQKSTASNSKWVENVEDKIQSHAENKAYRVAEKNENTTQRRKEETNKPEIQGSCMKVDVPIPNTGVSMTLESTALDSKEKKAIDVETKMFLGTGEESQNLNSTQFPKVSEFKKSKDKQKPTPSNSKFVDTICPEMQKNKSADHLIFGVKCQSFDNSKNKSQIDNLSNLIDPNPENNSSVFDINLNQITAGDTLKAHEEPASTFQLSDSFSQSLQLDSPPLSPEAQEHVQCMVQPENNYAVTPMLSDDQEFKQNFPEHKQIKNNLPEPPEPFSALKEVQALHTTSMGKEDDFLEDEKKASVMEADKHKKKQNKETEMKSYMRPTQSRVAQQFRAPEAKVTVPNTFSFYRGQAEPSPKKRMKTEANELTVPKLREESNDKNDKKPTANGMSAAPNKELPPSPEKKSKPSAATTPSAKPSSTKARPSSLSTAGTAKRPVSANATTPNKKSSVPTTPTPTSSSKKTTPTTPRPTSTTPTMQRPSPTTPRETKPKVPTTRNTVKSPEKPSTVSKTTSTPPAKASVPKSSPGVPATPKSSSATRTSAQKNATTTQRPTSIKTESKVTDVKKASPAKSPSAGTSRTRMTPVSSKSNATTPSTPGTNTSKSVTPTSAEKKTPLARTVPKTSPAPKTTPRPNSTTPTPDVKNVKSKIGSTDNIKHQPGGGKVQIVSKKIDYSHVTSRCGSKDNIKHIPGGGNVQILNKKVDLSKITSKCGSKDNIKHKPGGGEVKIQTHKADFKEKAHSKIGSLDNLGHAPGGGNIKAEGEEETTVGVLVPPGGALTEALAGSKTYENGLRETLPCSGEQGETQGLSSHIPETSI